A genome region from Pseudanabaena sp. Chao 1811 includes the following:
- a CDS encoding DUF2283 domain-containing protein, with amino-acid sequence MRVEYDPIANAAYIRMRETEIVESEEVADGVICDFDEQNKIVGVEILSIKQRSPTQIKNIIFPFDEQDKQNLKELFSIFELAF; translated from the coding sequence ATGAGAGTTGAATATGACCCGATCGCTAATGCTGCTTACATTCGTATGCGAGAAACAGAAATTGTAGAGTCAGAAGAAGTGGCTGATGGGGTTATTTGTGACTTTGATGAACAAAACAAGATAGTTGGTGTGGAAATTTTAAGTATTAAACAAAGATCTCCCACTCAAATTAAAAACATCATTTTTCCTTTCGATGAGCAAGACAAGCAAAATCTCAAGGAGTTATTTAGTATTTTTGAACTCGCTTTTTAG
- a CDS encoding MFS transporter: MSQPDLNSTAGYLTVLRNRQFLALWIAQILSQLVDKIVLILLIAIAVSSDYKDYPVPVNTRESLIMIAMTLPAVFLGSIAGIFVDWHPKREVMILCNFLRGACIFVIPFLPHSLMVLLLITFIISTLTNFFAPAEQSAIPLIVPKSDLLPANALFTITMVGSLIVGFAIGSPLLTWTMHLVPSAREYSRELLLGSIYILSGLILFILPKDEIIEPKKEGVGIWSDLKDGFKYVRHHHLIGGAMIQLTLLYSVLGTMQKLSLNLAEVVTNNRDDFGFFIASVGVGLAIGAFILGQFGDRFAHRPLPFVGFIGMAIGLLMFAFVSNVWVGLAVGGFIGIHGAMIAIPMQTAIQEHTPENMRGKVFGLLNNGENIAASLPLALIAIALDISTSTFGGREKGFLGFQIVLIAFSVIVLALGTWAWNRTKKALQKVL, from the coding sequence ATGTCTCAACCCGATCTGAATTCGACTGCTGGCTATTTAACAGTTTTGCGTAATCGTCAATTTTTAGCACTATGGATCGCGCAAATCCTGTCGCAACTGGTCGATAAAATTGTGCTGATCTTGCTAATTGCGATCGCTGTTTCTAGTGATTACAAAGATTATCCTGTACCTGTGAATACCCGTGAGTCATTGATCATGATTGCCATGACTTTGCCTGCGGTATTTTTAGGCTCGATCGCAGGAATTTTTGTGGATTGGCATCCTAAACGTGAGGTGATGATTTTATGCAACTTTCTGCGGGGGGCTTGTATTTTTGTGATTCCCTTTCTGCCCCATTCGCTGATGGTGCTTTTGTTAATCACTTTTATCATTTCTACGCTTACCAACTTTTTTGCCCCTGCTGAACAGTCGGCAATTCCCTTGATCGTGCCGAAGTCCGATCTATTACCAGCCAATGCTCTATTTACGATCACAATGGTGGGTTCGTTAATTGTGGGCTTTGCGATCGGTTCACCATTGCTGACATGGACAATGCATCTTGTTCCTAGTGCGAGGGAATATAGTCGTGAGCTTTTGCTTGGTTCTATCTATATTTTGTCGGGACTCATTTTATTTATATTGCCCAAGGATGAAATAATTGAGCCGAAAAAAGAAGGGGTGGGAATTTGGTCAGACTTAAAGGATGGTTTTAAATATGTAAGGCATCATCATTTGATTGGTGGAGCGATGATCCAGCTAACTCTGCTCTATTCGGTGTTAGGAACGATGCAAAAACTATCCCTCAATTTGGCTGAAGTGGTCACAAATAATCGTGATGATTTTGGTTTTTTTATTGCTTCGGTAGGTGTTGGCTTAGCAATTGGTGCGTTTATTTTGGGGCAATTTGGCGATCGCTTTGCCCATCGACCCTTGCCCTTTGTAGGTTTTATCGGGATGGCGATCGGGCTATTGATGTTTGCTTTTGTATCTAATGTATGGGTGGGGCTAGCTGTTGGAGGTTTTATTGGTATTCATGGGGCAATGATTGCGATTCCTATGCAAACGGCAATCCAAGAACATACGCCTGAAAATATGCGGGGCAAAGTATTTGGTTTATTAAATAATGGCGAAAATATTGCGGCGAGTTTACCCCTTGCTCTAATTGCGATCGCCCTTGATATTTCCACTAGTACATTTGGGGGGCGAGAGAAGGGATTTTTGGGGTTTCAGATCGTCTTAATCGCCTTTAGTGTGATTGTGCTTGCCCTTGGGACATGGGCTTGGAATCGTACTAAAAAGGCATTACAAAAAGTCCTATAA
- a CDS encoding UbiH/UbiF/VisC/COQ6 family ubiquinone biosynthesis hydroxylase has product MFDVLIVGAGMVGASLACALGDKNCAATRDLKVGIIEANGNFLRGEFTADGRASAIAYGSSQIWQNIGVWGGMQRRGVTPMHAIQVSEGDLPYQVQLRREDMGQEALGYIVENSVTLASLWEFARECQNLELICPAKILDIEEVTERNVMRVKISSDIGEQYLETKLLVGADGGRSLVRQLANIAIDQRPYEQTCIVTTIQSEKPHQNFAHERFQPSGPFAILPLGSDRSCIVWTATTEETPHLLALDESTFLQELTQRFGNPLMEKLGKIKVISRERANYVPRWMHSQTYIQSRLALIGDAAHTTHPIAGQGMNLGIRDVNALAKVLKAAHQNKEDLGAIAVLKRYESKRKWDNLGVILLTHISNILFSNHNWFFKVLRRFGLLLLQIAPLKRILMYFMMGLHQV; this is encoded by the coding sequence ATGTTTGATGTACTAATTGTTGGTGCGGGTATGGTGGGCGCGAGTTTAGCTTGTGCGCTAGGTGATAAGAACTGCGCGGCAACCCGTGATCTCAAAGTGGGAATTATTGAGGCTAATGGTAATTTCTTGCGCGGAGAATTTACTGCCGATGGTCGCGCCAGTGCGATCGCCTATGGATCGAGCCAGATTTGGCAAAATATCGGTGTGTGGGGTGGGATGCAGCGTCGTGGAGTTACACCGATGCACGCGATCCAAGTCTCAGAAGGTGATCTGCCCTATCAGGTGCAATTGCGGCGCGAAGATATGGGGCAAGAAGCCTTAGGCTATATTGTCGAAAATTCAGTGACCTTGGCTTCGCTCTGGGAATTTGCGCGGGAATGTCAAAATTTGGAATTAATTTGTCCTGCCAAAATTTTAGATATTGAGGAGGTCACAGAGCGCAATGTCATGCGCGTAAAAATAAGCTCCGACATTGGTGAGCAATATCTAGAAACAAAATTATTAGTGGGAGCCGATGGTGGGCGATCGCTAGTACGGCAATTAGCCAATATTGCGATCGATCAACGCCCATACGAACAAACCTGCATCGTCACTACGATTCAGTCAGAAAAGCCTCACCAAAATTTTGCCCATGAAAGATTTCAGCCCAGTGGACCCTTCGCAATTTTGCCACTCGGTAGCGATCGCTCTTGTATCGTCTGGACTGCCACTACTGAGGAAACGCCCCATCTGCTTGCCCTCGATGAATCGACATTTCTCCAAGAGTTAACTCAACGTTTTGGTAATCCCCTCATGGAAAAGCTCGGCAAGATTAAAGTAATTTCCCGTGAACGCGCCAACTATGTTCCCCGTTGGATGCATAGCCAGACATATATCCAGTCCCGTTTAGCCTTAATTGGTGATGCGGCGCATACCACGCACCCGATCGCAGGGCAGGGCATGAATCTCGGTATTCGTGATGTCAATGCTTTAGCCAAGGTGTTAAAAGCTGCTCATCAAAACAAAGAAGATCTCGGCGCGATCGCTGTCCTAAAGCGTTACGAATCCAAACGTAAGTGGGATAACCTCGGTGTGATTTTGCTGACACATATTTCTAACATCCTCTTTTCTAACCATAATTGGTTCTTCAAAGTCTTACGCCGCTTTGGGTTGCTCCTTTTGCAAATTGCGCCTCTCAAGCGCATTTTGATGTACTTTATGATGGGCTTACATCAGGTATAG
- a CDS encoding DUF4258 domain-containing protein, giving the protein MDFELTEHAKLRISDRQISLNWIKMTLSAPQKVELDSKDPDLRHALLTITDYDNRVLRVIYNVKVIPNKVVSVYFDRKMRGKL; this is encoded by the coding sequence GTGGATTTTGAGCTAACTGAACACGCAAAATTAAGGATTAGCGATCGCCAAATATCCTTGAATTGGATTAAGATGACTTTAAGCGCACCTCAAAAAGTTGAATTAGACTCCAAAGATCCTGATTTACGACATGCTCTGTTAACCATTACTGATTACGACAATAGGGTTTTGCGGGTCATTTATAATGTGAAAGTCATCCCTAATAAAGTTGTCTCAGTATATTTTGATCGAAAAATGCGAGGGAAATTATGA
- a CDS encoding FtsW/RodA/SpoVE family cell cycle protein, with protein MKLLQIFQAFPFFDRTVDKWATEARLLRWLTFLWLFAGLAVLFSASYPVADIAFKDGTLYFKYQLAWAAIGLLIFNGIVHLPLRFMLKISPIFLFIILALLYATHIPGLGTTRNAATRWLSVGSSSFLLQPSELIKPFLILQAAQLFGNWNRTHWKTRTFWIVIFLLVLGGILMQPSLSVTALCGITLWLIALGAGLPSIQMFGTAALGTCVAVASVTFREYQRRRIMSFLDPWQDQAGDGYQLVQSLMAIGSGGLWGSGFGLSQQKLFLPIQYTDFIFAIFAEEFGLFGGICLLMLVMIYGTIGLSVTYKCKDPVIRLIALGSTSLIVVQAILNVGVATGVLPTTGLPFPFLSYGGSSTLSCLFIAGLLIRSAREMSSAEVIPIARGKGGNDLKNKRQDKLGTRRQFS; from the coding sequence GTGAAACTCCTCCAAATTTTTCAAGCCTTCCCCTTTTTCGATCGCACCGTCGATAAATGGGCAACAGAAGCTCGCCTCCTCCGCTGGCTGACGTTTTTGTGGCTATTTGCAGGATTAGCTGTGCTTTTCTCGGCATCCTATCCTGTTGCGGATATTGCCTTCAAGGATGGCACGCTTTATTTCAAATATCAATTGGCTTGGGCAGCGATCGGCTTATTGATTTTTAACGGGATTGTGCATTTGCCATTACGGTTCATGCTCAAAATTAGCCCAATCTTCTTATTTATTATTCTGGCTTTGCTATATGCGACGCATATCCCAGGATTAGGAACCACGCGAAATGCAGCAACAAGATGGCTGTCAGTGGGGTCAAGCTCATTTTTGCTGCAACCATCGGAGTTAATCAAGCCATTTTTGATTTTGCAAGCCGCCCAACTTTTCGGCAATTGGAATCGTACCCATTGGAAAACGCGAACTTTCTGGATCGTAATATTTTTGTTGGTTTTGGGCGGTATTTTGATGCAGCCCAGTTTGAGCGTAACAGCGCTTTGTGGTATTACGCTATGGTTGATTGCGTTAGGAGCAGGCTTACCGAGCATTCAGATGTTTGGGACGGCAGCTTTAGGTACTTGTGTTGCTGTAGCCAGTGTGACTTTTCGGGAATATCAACGACGACGGATTATGTCCTTTCTTGATCCTTGGCAAGATCAAGCGGGAGATGGATATCAGTTGGTGCAGAGTTTGATGGCGATCGGTTCAGGTGGTTTGTGGGGCAGTGGTTTTGGGTTGTCGCAACAAAAGCTATTTCTCCCAATTCAATATACAGACTTTATCTTCGCCATTTTTGCAGAAGAATTTGGCTTGTTTGGTGGGATTTGTTTGTTGATGTTGGTCATGATTTACGGCACGATTGGTTTGTCCGTGACCTATAAATGTAAAGATCCTGTCATTCGCTTAATTGCCCTTGGCTCTACATCTTTAATAGTGGTACAGGCAATCTTGAATGTGGGTGTGGCAACTGGAGTGTTACCAACCACGGGCTTGCCATTTCCTTTTTTGAGCTATGGTGGTAGCTCAACCCTATCTTGTTTATTTATTGCAGGTTTACTAATTCGCTCAGCGCGAGAAATGTCGTCAGCAGAAGTCATTCCGATCGCTAGGGGAAAAGGGGGGAATGATCTCAAAAATAAACGTCAGGATAAGCTCGGTACAAGAAGGCAGTTTTCATGA
- a CDS encoding ureidoglycolate lyase, with amino-acid sequence MAIANLTTQLTPQLITPENFQPYGQVIFPTDDGKQFDEKDAQLSLAGIPRFYIMHLRKVGLKFQSLARHQQCTQCLGSLGGKEWFMAVAPASATDQINLEQIAAFRITGNCFIKLNAGTWHAGPLFEEEFIDFYNLELHDTNINDYEVCNLRKLYNLSFELHV; translated from the coding sequence ATGGCGATCGCAAATTTAACAACTCAATTAACTCCGCAATTAATCACACCTGAAAACTTTCAGCCCTATGGTCAGGTGATTTTTCCTACTGACGATGGTAAGCAATTTGATGAGAAGGATGCTCAGCTATCTTTGGCAGGGATTCCGCGTTTTTACATCATGCATCTCCGCAAAGTTGGTTTGAAATTTCAGAGCTTGGCGCGGCATCAGCAATGTACACAATGTCTTGGCTCTCTTGGCGGTAAGGAATGGTTTATGGCGGTAGCCCCCGCATCAGCAACCGATCAGATTAATTTAGAGCAAATTGCCGCATTTCGGATTACAGGCAATTGTTTCATCAAGCTCAATGCTGGCACTTGGCACGCTGGTCCCCTTTTTGAAGAAGAATTTATTGATTTTTATAATCTGGAATTACATGACACGAATATCAATGATTATGAGGTCTGTAATTTACGCAAACTTTATAACTTGAGTTTTGAGTTGCACGTATAA